aaataaataataaacagctccattgcggattccaagtgatcaagggcttaggactttccagttcagcccataggttccgccagaagtgggcactcgtacaacgtaagcaatgatgtacatccgagtcaacgagaccgagtgaagttagcgagggaagggcatttaaaaaccgaactggaacgcagccttgGTGTGGATCCCCGTCCCTGTCCACCCCCCCGCCCTGTACGTTCCATTTGAGAGAGACCCAGAGGTGAAATGTCGCCCGCGCCTCTCGCCCCACCCCTTTTACACTTCTCTCACAACACACAGCTTCTGTGCATGGTACATTTTCAGCAAGCAGGGGCGCCGGCAGCTGCAGGGAGCGCCAATTTGCCAATTCAACACACAgtgaaattatataaatgatgaAAAACCGCCTCGCGACgcagaggatttttttttttttttttttatctgctcGTGCTGCCGCCCCCAATGTGTCACGAAAAAAAGACGCCCCGGGCGGCTGCCCGGTTCGCCCGTGCCTAAAACCGCTACTGCACAGGAGTAGCTTCTTCCCACAGGCTATTTCCCTCTTGAACAGTTAAATGCCATATACCTGCAGATGCAACACTCCCACTGTTTAGTGCAATATCTTTGTTAACTCAGTTGATATTTAATCATATTATTCACAATACTGTAAATAGGTTCATAAtctgtaaatatgtttattatgaCTAAGCCTAACTGTGTCCTTATACTttcatattcattttatttattcttatattttatgattcttgttgttgtatttgtatGTGTGCACTAAAAGCTTCAGTACCAAGGTAAATTGCTTGTGTGTTCAAACAGCTCTTTCTGATACTGAACCACAGAGAACAGACAGGGTGTGACAAGAAGGGAGatgttcatgttaatttatttGGAACACCAGAGGAAGGCGttatgcgtttttttttttttttttcacagtacAATGTTGTGCCAATAAAAATCTCTGAAAAATAAATAGCTTTCGATTAAGATATTTTCCAGAAATTTTCATTGAGGGGCATATAATATGTAAAGCCACTGATTCAATTTTAATTCAGGGATTGGTGTAATAGCACAAAGTAACATTAACTTAAATCTGTTTTTAAGCAGTTCTGTCATTTACATTATTGTCTGGTTACTGTGAAGTTGGTGTTCAGTTGCTTAATAAAAAAGGTGTGCACTGCTAATTTTGGTTTCAGAGTTTTCTTATAAACTTGGAGGGAGTTGAGTTCATagtaatgagtgtgtgtgggtgtggtcTCTATTGCAACACTATTTAAATGCGTACGAGGGAAAGCTATGTCCATTACGGCTCGATTTTGAGACATTTCTGTGGAACTGCATCAACATTTCTACCTCTTCAACTTTACTTTTGGTTTGAGATTCAGTTCAGGTGAAGATGCGTCTGTTTGTCATCATCTCCGTGTTGCTGGTGTTGGGCTTTCCGTTCATCATGACTGAAGTTGTTAAAAAATTCAGCACatgcagaaattttttttttgaagatcaGCCTCCAGAGATTGAAGGTGTTCTGAAGGATTCAGCCTCGCAGGATGATACCCGCTACAAACTCATCTGTCAAAAATATGACAACAAATACAGATTTGCAACTCTCTATGACACAATGAAGAGGATTCCTATTTTCTCAGCTTACAAATATACTGGGCATTATGATGAAAAACCACATATTCCATGGATGGTGGAGCCGCAGGTAATGTTTCTCATGGTGGATTGTTAGTTATAATTCACACctcattattatcaaatttattcattattatctAAGCTTTatctgattttatttttctactaaaaataaatttcatttaatattttttctaaGTAAAGAGTTTTAATGGCTGTACATCTCCTTCTCTTTGTTCATCATCTCTTCTGTAGCTTGAGCCTTTAGATGGCACAATGTCTGAACCAGGAACCAATCAGGCTATAGACGGAGACTATTGGGACCAGGAAATACCGGATGAACTGGAACGTGGTCACTTATTTCCCAACGGCCACGCAGCTGATGAAATCAATGCTGAATCTACATACACACTGACCAATACTGTGCCACAGAAGAAAAGCTTTAATGGTGGTAGTTGGAGAGTTATGGAGCAAAACGTTAGAAAGTCCATGGATTCTAACTGCCGTGACAAAAATAACCCTAATAATATCTTGGCTTATGTGCTGACAGGAGCTGTGCCTGGTAACAGACTCTTGAATGACAGAGTCAACATTCCTTCACACATGTGGACCGTCTTCTGCTGctttaatattaatactaaaGCATGGGAATCCCAGGCTCACTGGGCTGAAAACAAAAGTGAGAAAAAACCAAACCCAGTAATCATTGAAAAAACCCTGAAGCAATTACAGGAGTTTCTGTGgaataaatataaacaatccTCACTCTTCAGTGAAGACTGTTACAATTATTTCACACTAAAGAAATCATCCAGTCCTGAAGATGAACTCTAAAATCTTTCTTAAATAAGCTTGTCTAAATGTGAAGGTGGCATGAAAGTATAATGGTGAAAGATTTCTGACCCTGTTATTTCTTTGACTTTGATGTAATACAAGACAAATAAAGGCTTTCAGAATAAATGCTTATACTCTTTTAAGTCTTTGTAGTTTTATTTATCTACTGAACATGACACAAGCGCATTAAGGTCACTAGTATTGGTTGTCACAACAGCATTATTTCTTATTTCATTggaaaaggggggaaaaaagccagaaaaaacaccataaaataTCTTAGAGAACATATTCATGTTTCTGAGAAATATTGACTGGATGATGTTTTGTTCAAGCTTTATCCTTGTTAACCTTAACCCTCTACAGCACAATGTTGCCCTCAGGCAACGGAAGGTTTTCTTAAGCCCTATGTTTCccatcacatttcttctgaattaTCTGCTCTCCGTCATTGTTCTTCAAGAAGTTGTGCAACctgagcagcgtttatgttgtaaaactgtatatgattatatatctcacaaacaaatgagtccaaagtatttttttttttttttttccaaaatgtaGCAGCTTTAGTTTTATAACTTGTAGATCTCAGGAACAAAAATTGAACCAATGCCACGATCAACCCAACACTGTGTGTtctgttcatcattaatgcagcaagccatattattttaaaattatatatatatatatatatatatatatatatatatatatatatatatatatatatatatatattagggctgtcacaaTATTGGATTTTTCACACCACggttattgtggcaaaaaaatatcacaatatcGATATATCACGATATTTATAGAATCCTTGGGGGGGAAAATGTATCggtctaaataatttttactttgtttatttagtttCTCTCTTTCAGTGTTGCTGCACATTTTGTAAAGTCAAATTTgacctgaagaaataaaaattaatactagCATAGTAGCCTATACATTATGGCTGTTACCAATTAAATTGGTACAAATTATACAAATTaaatcattatcaacaaaatccatctttgtaatacagaggtgacacagaatgagaagtgacatatatttacacagcatttacaatttgtctgcataaatttaattcaatatttaaatatttaaatacatttttctaattttaactttttaattaaaatgtcccTTAAATATGACACTaaactaaactgccagtaggtggcagcaggtcactgtcttaatgagtgagtgagtcaaccgatttgttcaaatgactgattcattcaggaacgaagctCGGATTCATTCGTTCTAAACGTGGATTCAGTCagaataacaaaaacatttctgtctgTTGCACAGGCTCTGTTCTGCTGTTCATCATTTTGAAATTTTCTTTGGCGAAataaaggggggaaaaaaaacaatattaacaatactgtgtctagaatgtaactcacattgttcatttaacaagttaAATGAACATGTAGACAtcacatttacacaacaatacacttacagccacttgcacctgcctttttgagacactATGATAGGCCAGT
The window above is part of the Chanodichthys erythropterus isolate Z2021 chromosome 3, ASM2448905v1, whole genome shotgun sequence genome. Proteins encoded here:
- the LOC137003295 gene encoding endonuclease domain-containing 1 protein-like; translation: MASNFGKPLATVALQVKMRLFVIISVLLVLGFPFIMTEVVKKFSTCRNFFFEDQPPEIEGVLKDSASQDDTRYKLICQKYDNKYRFATLYDTMKRIPIFSAYKYTGHYDEKPHIPWMVEPQLEPLDGTMSEPGTNQAIDGDYWDQEIPDELERGHLFPNGHAADEINAESTYTLTNTVPQKKSFNGGSWRVMEQNVRKSMDSNCRDKNNPNNILAYVLTGAVPGNRLLNDRVNIPSHMWTVFCCFNINTKAWESQAHWAENKSEKKPNPVIIEKTLKQLQEFLWNKYKQSSLFSEDCYNYFTLKKSSSPEDEL